From a single Arachis hypogaea cultivar Tifrunner chromosome 3, arahy.Tifrunner.gnm2.J5K5, whole genome shotgun sequence genomic region:
- the LOC112789161 gene encoding V-type proton ATPase subunit a3 — protein sequence MGEVASGGGCCPPMDLFRSEPMQLVQLIIPIESAHRTVSYLGDLGLLQFKDLNAEKSPFQRTYATQIKRCGEMARKLRFFKEQMLKAGVSPKNSLGHVDLNIDDLDVKLTDIEVELTEMNANGEKLQRTYNELVEYKLVLQKAGEFFQSAQSRAIEQQREYESHQLSGESMETPLLQDQELLGDSGKPVKLGFLAGLVPREKSQAFERILFRATRGNVFLRQAVVEDPVIDPVSGEKTEKNVFVVFYAGEKAKAKILKICDAFGADRYPFAEELGKQAQMIKEVSGRLSELKTTIDAGSLHRGSLLQTIGAQFEQWNLLVRKEKSVYHTLNMLSLDVTKKCLVAEGWSPIFATKQIQDALERAAIDSNSQVGTIFQVLQTREMPPTYFRTNKVTSSFQGIIDSYGVAKYQEANPTVYTIVTFPFLFAVMFGDWGHGICLLLAALYFIIREKKLSSQKLDDITEMTFGGRYVIMLMALFSIYTGLIYNEFFSVPFELFGPSAYACHDLSCSDATTSGLVKVRHTYPFGVDPVWHGTRSELPFLNSLKMKMSILLGVAQMNLGIIMSYCNALFFRNNVNVWFQFIPQMIFLNALFGYLSLLIIVKWCTGSQADLYHIMIYMFLSPADDLGENQLFVGQKYLQMTLLLLALVAVPWMLLPKPFILKIQHQARHGDESYTALQTTEESLQVESNHDSHGHEEFEFSEVFVHQLIHTIEFVLGAVSNTASYLRLWALSLAHSELSSVFYEKVLVLAWGYNNVIILIVGIVVFVFATVGVLLVMETLSAFLHALRLHWVEFQNKFYEGDGYKFHPFSFALLDEEEE from the exons ATGGGAGAGGTAGCGAGTGGCGGTGGTTGTTGCCCTCCGATGGATCTGTTCCGCTCGGAGCCGATGCAGCTTGTTCAGCTCATCATTCCCATCGAATCCGCTCATCGCACTGTCTCCTACCTCGGCGACCTTGGCCTCCTTCAGTTCAAAGAT CTCAATGCAGAGAAGAGCCCTTTTCAGCGGACTTATGCGACTCAG ATAAAAAGATGTGGAGAGATGGCTCGTAAGTTGCGTTTCTTCAAGGAGCAAATGTTGAAGGCTGGTGTTTCTCCAAAAAATTCCTTAGGACATGTTGATCTGAACATCGATGATCTTGAT GTCAAACTTACAGACATTGAAGTAGAGTTAACTGAGATGAATGCAAATGGTGAAAAGTTGCAACGCACTTACAATGAACTTGTGGAGTATAAGCTCGTGCTGCAGAAG GCTGGTGAGTTTTTCCAGTCAGCTCAGAGCCGCGCCATAGAGCAACAGAGAGAATATGAATCACACCAGTTGAGTGGGGAATCCATGGAAACACCTTTGTTGCAGGACCAA GAATTGCTGGGTGATTCAGGGAAGCCAGTTAAGTTGGGGTTTTTAGCTGGCCTTGTTCCCAGGGAGAAGTCCCAGGCATTTGAGAGAATTTTATTTCGTGCTACTAGAGGCAATGTGTTTCTGAGGCAGGCTGTTGTTGAGGATCCTGTCATAGATCCTGTTTCTGGAGAAAAG ACTGAGAAAAATGTTTTTGTTGTCTTCTATGctggtgaaaaagcaaaagccaaGATTCTGAAAATATGTGATGCCTTTGGTGCTGATCGTTACCCTTTCGCTGAGGAACTTGGAAAACAAGCTCAAATGATTAAAGAG GTTTCAGGAAGACTTTCAGAATTGAAGACTACTATAGATGCTGGATCGCTGCACCGGGGAAGTTTGCTACAGACTATTGGTGCCCAATTTGAGCAATGGAACCTTTTG GTGAGGAAGGAAAAATCTGTTTACCATACCTTGAACATGCTGAGCCTTGATGTGACGAAAAAATGTCTTGTGGCTGAAGGGTGGAGTCCTATTTTTGCAACAAAGCAG ATTCAAGATGCATTAGAGCGGGCAGCAATTGATTCTAACTCTCAAGTTGGTACTATTTTCCAAGTTTTGCAAACTAGGGAGATGCCACCTACATACTTTCGCACAAACAAGGTTACGTCTTCATTTCAAGGAATCATTGATTCATATGG GGTTGCTAAGTATCAGGAAGCGAATCCCACTGTGTATACTATAGTTACATTTCCATTTCTTTTTGCCGTAATGTTTGGTGATTGGGGTCATGGAATATGTTTGCTACTTGCAGCCCTTTATTTCATAATCAGGGAGAAGAAACTTTCTAGCCAG AAGCTTGATGATATCACCGAAATGACTTTTGGAGGTCGATATGTTATTATGTTGATGGCACTCTTCTCAATCTACACTGGTTTGATCTATAATGAGTTCTTTTCTGTCCCATTTGAACTCTTTGGTCCCTCTGCTTATGCATGCCATGACCTTTCTTGCAG TGATGCTACGACATCAGGCCTGGTAAAAGTGCGCCACACTTACCCATTTGGTGTGGATCCTGTATGGCATGGTACCAGAAGTGAATTACCATTCCTAAACTCATTGAAAATGAAAATGTCAATTCTTCTTGGGGTCGCTCAAATGAATCTTGGAATTATTATGAGCTATTGCAATGCCCTATTCTTTCGGAACAATGTAAATGTCTG GTTCCAATTTATTCCCCAGATGATATTTCTCAACGCTTTATTTGGCTATCTCTCCCTGCTTATTATTGTGAAGTGGTGCACTGGTTCTCAGGCTGATTTATACCATATAATGATCTACATGTTCCTGAGTCCAGCAGATGATTTGGGTGAAAACCAACTCTTTGTTGGTCAGAAATATTTGCAG ATGACGCTTTTGCTTCTGGCTCTTGTTGCTGTGCCCTGGATGCTGCTCCCAAAACCATTTATTTTGAAGATTCAACACCAAGCT AGGCATGGGGATGAATCATATACAGCACTTCAAACCACAGAGGAGAGCTTGCAAGTGGAGTCAAATCATGATTCTCATGGTCATGaagagtttgagttcagtgaagTCTTTGTGCATCAACTTATACACACCATAGAGTTTGTACTTGGAGCAGTCTCTAACACAGCTTCTTACCTTCGTCTATGGGCCCTTAG TCTTGCCCATTCAGAGTTATCAAGTGTATTCTATGAGAAAGTTCTAGTTCTGGCATGGGG GTACAATAATGTGATTATCCTGATAGTGGGTATCGTTGTCTTCGTATTTGCTACTGTCGGAGTATTACTCGTCATGGAAACCCTGAGTGCCTTTTTACATGCTCTAAGGCTTCATTGGGTGGAGTTCCAAAACAAATTCTATGAGGGTGATGGATACAAGTTCCACCCCTTCTCGTTTGCATTGCTAGATGAAGAGGAGGAGTGA
- the LOC112789162 gene encoding cysteine protease RD19A, which produces MHCFFTSSHFIFSMERTTLFLFSLFALLFLFLSPISSEEDGGADDALIRQVVGDGDGDGDAHLLGAEHHFAAFKRRFGKVYSTLEEHDYRFAVFKANMHRARRHQRMDPSAIHGVTRFSDMTESEFRKNVLGLRGVRLPSDANKAPILPTADLPSDFDWRDHGAVTPVKNQGSCGSCWSFSATGALEGAHYLATGELVSLSEQQLVDCDHECDPDQPGSCDKGCNGGLMNSAFEYILKSGGIMREEDYPYKGSDRGTCKFNKTMIAASVANFSVVSLDEDQIAANLVKNGPLAVAINAVFMQTYIGGVSCPYICSKRLDHGVLLVGYGSGGYSLIRMKEKPYWIIKNSWGENWGENGYYKICRGRNICGVDSLVSTVAAVHTTAH; this is translated from the exons ATGCATTGCTTCTTCACTTCCTCGCACTTTATTTTCAGTATGGAACGAACAAcactctttctcttctctctcttcgcTCTCCTCTTTTTGTTTCTCTCTCCGATATCGTCGGAGGAGGACGGTGGTGCTGACGACGCCTTAATCCGCCAGGTGGTTGGTGACGGCGACGGCGACGGCGACGCGCATTTGTTGGGAGCGGAGCATCACTTCGCCGCCTTCAAGCGGAGATTCGGGAAGGTGTATTCTACGCTGGAGGAGCACGATTACAGGTTCGCGGTGTTCAAGGCTAACATGCACCGCGCGAGAAGACACCAGAGGATGGACCCTTCGGCGATTCACGGCGTCACGCGGTTCTCTGACATGACGGAATCTGAGTTCAGGAAGAACGTTTTGGGGCTAAGAGGGGTTAGGTTGCCATCTGATGCAAACAAAGCTCCTATTCTGCCAACCGCAGATCTTCCCTCCGATTTTGATTGGAGAGATCATGGAGCTGTTACCCCTGTCAAAAATCAG GGTTCTTGCGGATCGTGTTGGAGTTTCAGCGCAACTGGGGCACTGGAAGGTGCTCATTATCTAGCTACCGGGGAACTTGTTAGTCTCAGTGAACAGCAGCTAGTTGATTGCGATCATGAG TGCGACCCAGATCAACCAGGTTCTTGTGACAAAGGGTGCAATGGTGGATTGATGAACAGCGCTTTTGAATACATCCTTAAATCCGGTGGGATCATGAGAGAGGAAGACTATCCTTATAAGGGTAGTGATCGTGGAACCTGCAAATTCAACAAGACAATGATAGCAGCATCAGTAGCAAACTTCAGTGTAGTTTCACTTGATGAAGACCAGATTGCTGCCAATCTTGTCAAAAATGGCCCTCTTGCAG TGGCTATAAATGCTGTATTTATGCAGACATATATTGGAGGGGTTTCATGCCCATACATATGTTCAAAGAGGTTGGATCATGGGGTGTTACTGGTGGGATATGGCTCTGGAGGCTATTCTCTGATTCGGATGAAGGAGAAACCATATTGGATCATCAAGAATTCATGGGGAGAAAATTGGGGAGAAAATGGATACTACAAGATTTGCCGTGGACGGAATATCTGTGGGGTGGACTCCTTGGTTTCAACTGTGGCAGCTGTTCATACCACTGCTCATTAG
- the LOC112789164 gene encoding uncharacterized protein isoform X1 — MEPEPPSQMEGKFAEELYAESLELSKSELKSTSAHDQENKLHECDDDDLWGDSDDKLDKSSDLDREWQRRHDEFHTIGYREGLIAGKEASSQEGFNIGFKQSVLAGYSWGAVRGVTSAFAHLPDELKEKLVEKLEKRNELHGIHESVHSVSTADALRFFHEDIKAKEALEQSKDVKVSPWQTSHVSHLRNYHQQLESLIHDTPTMDIHLPEPK, encoded by the exons ATGGAGCCCGAGCCACCGAGTCAG ATGGAGGGTAAATTTGCTGAAGAACTTTATGCTGAAAGCTTAGAACTTTCAAAATCAGAACTAAAATCAACTAGTGCTCATGATCAAGAAAATAAGTTACATG AATGTGATGATGATGATCTTTGGGGTGATTCTGATGACAAGTTGGATAAATCATCAGATTTGGACAGAGAGTGGCAAAGGAGGCATGATGAATTCCACACG ATCGGGTATCGGGAAGGTCTTATAGCGGGAAAGGAAGCTTCATCTCAGGAGGGGTTCAATATTGGTTTTAAACAATCAGTCCTTGCTGGTTATAGTTGGGGTGCTGTAAGAGGTGTTACAAG TGCATTTGCGCATCTTCCAGATGAGTTAAAAGAGAAGCTGGTTGAAAAGCTAGAAAAACGTAATGAACTCCATGGGATCCATGAATCTGTGCATTCCGTGTCAACAGCAGATGCCCTTAGATTCTTTCATGAAGACATCAAAGCAAAAGAAGCTTTAGAACAGAGCAAAGATGTGAAGGTTAGCCCCTGGCAAACTTCACATGTTTCTCATTTGAGAAATTATCACCAACAACTTGAATCTCTCATTCATGATACACCTACCATGGACATTCATTTACCTGAGCCAAAATAG
- the LOC112789164 gene encoding uncharacterized protein isoform X2 — protein sequence MEGKFAEELYAESLELSKSELKSTSAHDQENKLHECDDDDLWGDSDDKLDKSSDLDREWQRRHDEFHTIGYREGLIAGKEASSQEGFNIGFKQSVLAGYSWGAVRGVTSAFAHLPDELKEKLVEKLEKRNELHGIHESVHSVSTADALRFFHEDIKAKEALEQSKDVKVSPWQTSHVSHLRNYHQQLESLIHDTPTMDIHLPEPK from the exons ATGGAGGGTAAATTTGCTGAAGAACTTTATGCTGAAAGCTTAGAACTTTCAAAATCAGAACTAAAATCAACTAGTGCTCATGATCAAGAAAATAAGTTACATG AATGTGATGATGATGATCTTTGGGGTGATTCTGATGACAAGTTGGATAAATCATCAGATTTGGACAGAGAGTGGCAAAGGAGGCATGATGAATTCCACACG ATCGGGTATCGGGAAGGTCTTATAGCGGGAAAGGAAGCTTCATCTCAGGAGGGGTTCAATATTGGTTTTAAACAATCAGTCCTTGCTGGTTATAGTTGGGGTGCTGTAAGAGGTGTTACAAG TGCATTTGCGCATCTTCCAGATGAGTTAAAAGAGAAGCTGGTTGAAAAGCTAGAAAAACGTAATGAACTCCATGGGATCCATGAATCTGTGCATTCCGTGTCAACAGCAGATGCCCTTAGATTCTTTCATGAAGACATCAAAGCAAAAGAAGCTTTAGAACAGAGCAAAGATGTGAAGGTTAGCCCCTGGCAAACTTCACATGTTTCTCATTTGAGAAATTATCACCAACAACTTGAATCTCTCATTCATGATACACCTACCATGGACATTCATTTACCTGAGCCAAAATAG
- the LOC112789163 gene encoding uncharacterized protein, producing MVQRRVLSKLGIQADQVISEKSLSSPQHQDDKSRKSDINKKSKNSRSIKLLDFEAPTPRKSLYQPGNQRPLCAPTAASSSLQKHNKPLVRIDGSPNYMKPTSSSVARKESFLVSLQNTPTEKNLPQKCSRASSISCKRQEKPLTRSSNLNLARSLTKTTTFKSTAAILHADMNPPVRATCSSTLKDSRFPAYLMLNHGANNEYEGTSVTKVCPYKYCSLNGHYHTHLSSLKSFVPAKRRILKTQKSMTLESLSPQRLKMQCQTDSSDIEQNVLDGKHAHNEADKRNPITTPLAQKSAMDFFTEKYVKIKEGAGDRENIYSAEDLEDEDDMKSVTEEDGIKCVIQTINHDLPKCEINLEDDFKDWFTAAAIEADNKGSSPQETNAVDADENHSTIWFGEEIYMGSYTSEVSYDGEHMHNIEVDGCHSQDTDNVELDGSSSQDTDIQWKEEEQFFSFGHGENIDSSIFTKQESDSNFESLSERSRDVSVMWLDEILGNHHTDILVEGTLREASDEKNTYFEAKSHGSNSVLEGTCESMELETQENDYLSNGIIYDQLPPTDDEAFQHLTDVEEIMNENSMNKNLKAEERFEDSNIRLENNVEGISEDNQIHPFEVPEEINIVVQDHELLEEDQGNTSKFQCTSCIGGEDLNTSKETKHKRIEKDDEQLRKIKPRKPNFLTLVPEPEPEKVNLKHQIMDDRKDAKEWMLDFALRQAVTQLAPVRKRKVALLVEAYEKVMSLPKCESHNSPFAHARPIQACS from the coding sequence ATGGTTCAAAGAAGGGTTCTCAGTAAGCTTGGGATTCAAGCTGATCAGGTCATATCTGAGAAGAGCTTATCTTCTCCTCAACACCAAGATGATAAGAGCAGAAAGAGTGACATCAATAAGAAAAGCAAAAACTCAAGGTCAATTAAGCTTTTGGATTTTGAGGCTCCAACTCCAAGGAAGAGCTTATATCAACCAGGGAACCAACGGCCTCTTTGTGCTCCAACTGCAGCATCATCATCACTGCAAAAGCATAATAAGCCTTTGGTGAGAATAGATGGCTCTCCCAATTACATGAAGCCCACAAGCAGTTCTGTTGCAAGAAAGGAGAGTTTCCTGGTGAGTCTTCAAAACACTCCAACGGAAAAGAATTTGCCACAAAAATGTTCAAGAGCTAGCTCTATTTCTTGTAAAAGACAAGAAAAGCCTTTGACTCGATCATCTAATTTGAATTTGGCAAGATCATTGACAAAGACTACTACTTTCAAATCCACCGCAGCGATTTTGCATGCAGATATGAATCCACCAGTGAGAgctacttgttcttcaactttgAAAGACTCTAGGTTCCCTGCATACCTCATGCTGAATCATGGGGCAAATAATGAATATGAGGGAACTTCAGTCACAAAAGTTTGCCCCTACAAATATTGCTCTCTCAATGGTCATTATCACACTCATTTGTCTTCATTGAAGAGCTTTGTCCCAGCAAAGAGGCGTATTCTGAAAACCCAGAAGAGTATGACGCTGGAAAGTCTGAGCCCTCAAAGATTGAAGATGCAGTGTCAGACAGACAGCAGTGATATTGAGCAGAATGTCCTGGATGGAAAACATGCACATAATGAAGCTGATAAACGTAACCCAATAACGACTCCCTTGGCACAAAAAAGCGCGATGGATTTCTTTACTGaaaaatatgttaaaataaaGGAAGGAGCTGGTGACAGAGAAAATATTTACTCTGCGGAAGACCTTGAAGATGAAGATGACATGAAGTCTGTGACTGAAGAAGATGGCATCAAATGTGTTATTCAAACTATAAATCATGATCTTCCCAAGTGTGAGATCAATCTTGAAGATGATTTCAAAGACTGGTTTACTGCTGCTGCAATTGAAGCAGATAACAAAGGGAGCTCTCCCCAAGAAACAAATGCCGTAGACGCAGATGAAAATCACTCAACTATCTGGTTTGGTGAAGAAATATATATGGGAAGCTATACCAGTGAAGTTAGCTATGATGGTGAACACATGCATAACATTGAAGTTGATGGTTGTCATTCCCAGGATACTGATAATGTTGAATTGGATGGTTCTAGTTCCCAGGATACCGATATACAGTGGAAGGAGGAGGAGCAGTTTTTTTCATTCGGCCATGGAGAAAACATTGATTCTTCTATCTTCACAAAGCAGGAAAGTGACTCAAACTTTGAGTCCTTATCCGAGCGCTCACGTGATGTTTCTGTGATGTGGTTAGATGAAATACTTGGCAACCATCATACGGATATTCTGGTAGAAGGAACACTCAGAGAAGCCAGTGACGAAAAGAACACCTATTTTGAAGCAAAATCTCATGGCTCTAATTCTGTTTTGGAAGGCACATGTGAAAGCATGGAACTTGAGACTCAAGAAAATGATTACCTGTCCAATGGCATAATTTATGATCAACTTCCTCCAACAGATGATGAAGCATTTCAGCACCTCACAGATGTAGAAGAAATAATGAATGAAAACTCTATGAACAAAAATTTAAAGGCTGAGGAGAGATTTGAAGATAGCAACATAAGGCTAGAGAATAATGTTGAAGGAATTAGCGAAGACAACCAAATTCACCCATTTGAGGTGCCAGAAGAAATCAATATTGTTGTTCAGGACCATGAACTATTGGAGGAAGATCAAGGTAACACTAGTAAGTTCCAGTGCACAAGCTGTATAGGTGGTGAAGATCTTAACACGAGCAAGGAAACAAAGCACAAGAGAATAGAGAAAGATGATGAGCAGCTGAGAAAGATTAAACCGCGAAAACCAAATTTCCTCACCTTGGTTCCTGAACCAGAGCCAGAAAAGGTTAATCTGAAGCATCAAATTATGGATGACAGAAAAGATGCTAAGGAATGGATGCTTGATTTTGCACTCAGACAAGCTGTCACACAACTTGCTCCAGTTAGGAAGAGGAAAGTGGCTTTGCTTGTTGAAGCTTATGAAAAAGTAATGTCACTACCTAAATGTGAAAGCCACAATTCACCGTTTGCTCATGCAAGACCTATTCAAGCTTGTAGCTGA